GACTTTGACATTCACAATGTCCGAATCGCGCGTGTCCTTGTCGCATCCGACAAGCGAGAGCGAAACGATTGCCGCGGCAAACAGCGTCGGTGCGGGCAGGGATGAGCAAACACGGCGCTGGTACGGACGTAGCATGATGCGACAGTACGCGTTACGGAGACACTGCATGAATCACTCCCTGGTCGCGGCGGTTCTGGCGGGTACGGCACTCTCTCTTCTGAGCGCGTTCGCCCAATCACAAAGCGCAGCTCCGGAATCAAAGGATCGGCCGCACGTCAAGTTTCGCATTATCAGCGAGCACGCGGAATTGACGCCCGGGACGACCGAAACGCTCGGGCTGGTATTCACGATGGAGCCGCACTGGCACGTGTATTACAAGGGCGCTCCGGGCGGAGGCAACCCGCCGTCGATCGAAAAGAGCGATCTTCCAAAGGGTTATTCGCTCGGCGAAATCCAATGGCCCGCTCCGAAGCGATTCGTCGCGCCGGGCGGCATTTACGACAGCGTCTACGAAGAAGAAGTGACTCTGCTGCTTCCGATGACGGTTCCGGCGAGCGCAAAGCCCGGGGACAAAGCCAAGATCCGACTGAAACTCGGCTGGCTCGAATGTTCCGATGTGTGCGTTTTCGGCGCCGGTGAAGACACGGCGACACTCGCAGTGGGCGCTGAAGCCGACAAGCCTGCTCGCTCCGCCGACGCGGGCAAGATCGAAAAGTCACGCTCACTTATGCCCCGGCCGTTCCCGACGGACACGGCAAGCCTCGAGTTTCGCGACGGAGTGCTTGCCATTCAGGTGCCGGGTGCTGAGAGGCTCGAGTTCTACCCCGGACCGGAATGCGCCGACATCAAGGAAGTCTGGGAAGCAACGCTGTCGAAGTCCGAGACGATGACGCTCAAGTTCGAAGGTGCAAACAAAGACCAAATGGTGGCGGACGGCATTTTGGGCGTTTGGTTGAAGGGCGCGGCCCAGCCCTCGTATTACACGGTGAAGAAGCGTTCATCGACCTGATGTGGGCGGAAGTGGCGAAGTGAGTCGGAACCACGCCGGCTTTCGAGGCGTCGAACAATCGGTCGATGCCCGGGACGGAGCCCGCGCTCGTGCGCTCGCGAACCGTTTCGGCCCGATATCGGTAAGAGACGATCGGTATCAGGGGATTGGTGCGGCGTGTTGCCGCGGACGGACCCCGGTCGCTCGCGAAACCCCGGCGCGACGGCCCACTCAGGAGAACGAGTCGATGAAAAGTTCGAAACTGTCGCTTGTCGCTTTGATTGCCGCGGCCGGAATCATTCTCCCCGCAGTGGCGATGAGCAGCCCGGATCAGCAAGACCAAAAGCCGGCAACCTCGCACAGCGAGAAGCATCAGGATCACAAGAAGGATTCGAACAAGGCGGAAGTTGCGAAGGTGGGAAGCATGGCGCCGGCGTTCACGCTGATCGATACCGACGGCAAGACGGTGAACCTCTCCGATTTCTCCGGGAAAATCGTGGTTCTGCAGTGGTTCAACCCCGGCTGCCCGTACGTCAAGAAGCACTACGAGAGCGGCGCCAACACCTTCAACGACCTGAACAAGAAGTACAGCGAGCAGGGCGTGGTATTCCTCGCCATCAACTCCGGCGCGGCGGGCAAGGAAGGCGCGGGCAAGGACACGAACGCCTCGGCCAAGAAAGACTGGAAGATCGAATACCCGATTCTGCTCGACGAAACCGGCAGTGTCGGCAAGATGTACGGCGCGAAGCGCACGCCCGAGATGTACATCATCAACAAGGACGGAACGCTTG
The DNA window shown above is from Phycisphaeraceae bacterium and carries:
- a CDS encoding thioredoxin family protein, which codes for MKSSKLSLVALIAAAGIILPAVAMSSPDQQDQKPATSHSEKHQDHKKDSNKAEVAKVGSMAPAFTLIDTDGKTVNLSDFSGKIVVLQWFNPGCPYVKKHYESGANTFNDLNKKYSEQGVVFLAINSGAAGKEGAGKDTNASAKKDWKIEYPILLDETGSVGKMYGAKRTPEMYIINKDGTLAYHGAIDDEPGKGVGKTNYVAKALDEILAGSKVTTTETKPYGCTVKYGS